The Moritella sp. F3 genomic sequence GAGGCTCATTTCTCGTTGTACTACTTTCTGCGTTATTTTGACTGCATCGCTGATTTGTTTTTGGCGTTCGTCAAGTAACAGAGATTTGTGGTTATTGATCATGCTAGTGACTGATTTGGCTTGTAAGTTAGCGATGATTGCGAGTGCAACTGATAACGCAATAATCATGGGAACTATAGCAATCAGTAGTAATTTATTCTGCATTCTTAAATTATTCATGACCTAACCTTGTGATCCATTAAAATAACAACATGTCTCATTAGCTCATTTTTTTACCTATATTTACATATTTTTATACTTAAACTGTTAACCTCGTGTTTACTTTTTGTTTGTTTTATATTTTTTTTATGTGTTTTAAAATAATTTTTAATCGCTGCGGATTATCATGTATAAAGCATGGTGTAGATTTTATAGATGTCACTGCTGGTGGGGCTTCTGGCTATTAAGTTATAAAATTCTTAATTAATTTATAGTCTTGTAATTAGTCTTATTCCATTCAAAATATAATACCTGTTAATACTAATCTACCGATACTTGGTTGCATGTTAAACAGTTGTAGGTATTATGTTTATCTGTTTGTTGAATATATAGCCTGATAATGTGCGTTGTCAGAATTATGAATTTAAAGGAAGGGATGTAGATGGAAGCTTTAACAAATTTTATTTCTGCGGTAAATGGTGTGGTATGGGGTGTGCCTATGCTCGTCATGATCCTTGGGGTAGGACTATTCCTATCGCTGGGACTGAAATTAATGCCTATTTTAAAAATAGGTACGGGCTTTAAATTACTTTGGGCGGGACGAAAAAGCCGTTCTGGTGACAAAGGTGAAATATCGCCGTTTAATGCGTTAATGACATCGCTTTCTGCGACTATCGGTACAGGTAATATTGCTGGTGTTGCAACGGCTATCTTTTTAGGTGGACCGGGGGCATTATTTTGGATGTGGTGTACTGCGTTAGTGGGTATGGCAACCAAATATGCAGAAGCAGTATGTGCGGTTAAATATCGTGAAACGGATGCTAATGGTAATCACGTTGGTGGTCCAATGTATTACATCAAAAACGGTTTAAGCAGTAAATGGGCTTGGCTCGGCACTGCGTTTGCTATTTTTGGTTCAATTGCTGGTTTTGGTATTGGTAACACTGTGCAATCAAACTCGGTAGCCGATGCTCTATCAAGCAGCTTTGGTATTTCACCTATGGTATCTGGCTTAGTGATGATGGTATTGGTTGGCCTCGTACTGATGGGTGGCGTAAAACGTATTGCTGATGTGGCGGGTAAGTTAGTACCAATCATGGCAATATTTTATATCGGTGCTGGTTTGGTCGTGTTAATCATGAATGCGAGTGAAATTCCTGCTGCATGGGCATTAATTATTGAAAGCGCATTTACTCCAGTTGCAGCACAAGGTGGTTTTGCTGGCGCTGCTGTTTGGGCTGCGATCCGTTTTGGTGTGGCTCGTGGTGTGTTCTCAAATGAAGCTGGTTTAGGTAGCGCACCGATTGCGCATGCTGCAGCTCAAACGAATGATCCGGTTAAGCAAGGCCTTATCGCGATGTTAGGTACTTTCATTGATACCCTTATCGTTTGTAGTATTACTGGTTTTGCTATTGTGGTATCTGGTGCATGGACATCGGGTGAAACGGGCGCTGCATTAACAT encodes the following:
- a CDS encoding sodium:alanine symporter family protein; the encoded protein is MEALTNFISAVNGVVWGVPMLVMILGVGLFLSLGLKLMPILKIGTGFKLLWAGRKSRSGDKGEISPFNALMTSLSATIGTGNIAGVATAIFLGGPGALFWMWCTALVGMATKYAEAVCAVKYRETDANGNHVGGPMYYIKNGLSSKWAWLGTAFAIFGSIAGFGIGNTVQSNSVADALSSSFGISPMVSGLVMMVLVGLVLMGGVKRIADVAGKLVPIMAIFYIGAGLVVLIMNASEIPAAWALIIESAFTPVAAQGGFAGAAVWAAIRFGVARGVFSNEAGLGSAPIAHAAAQTNDPVKQGLIAMLGTFIDTLIVCSITGFAIVVSGAWTSGETGAALTSAAFASALPGVGNYIVAIALSVFAFTTILGWSFYSEKCVQYLFGVKAIVPFRILWIVAVPIGATSSLSFVWLLADTLNAMMALPNLIALALLSPVVFKLTKEYFAKQGNAAKE